TCACCTGCCAAGTTGAAGCCTTGGACAATGCGGAAGATTTAGATGCTACGTCAGGCTATGATTTGCTTTTATATTCACAGCATACCGCCCCAACCGGTGAACCAAGTTTCTTCTTAAATCAATTCTACCGTACGAATGGGCCAAAGAATCAGTTTGGTTATTCCAATCCTGAAGTGGATCAATTACTCGATGAATTAGGTGCAGCCAAAGAGAGTGCAGAGGTTAATCAATTGGCCAAGGATATCCAAGAAATTATCTTAGCAGAAGATCGTCCGGTCTTATTGGTGATTGATCCGCAGTGGCACGCGGCCGTGTCTGAAGAATTAGCAGACTACTCCATTTATTGTGGGGATTATTACATTGTCAATGATCAGCTAGGACTAGATACATATGGAGAATAGGTGATTCTTTTGACAAATTTAGGCAAAATATTCTTGAGATGGTTAGGCCTTTTCTGGGCAGTGAGTGTGGTAGCTTTTCTTCTGCCACGCTTAATGCCGGATTATCCAGTGCATTATTATTTGCAGCAATATCAATTACCGGTCACGCCAGAGAATATTCAAATTGTTGAGGAACAATGGGGGCTTAATCGCTCCCTTTTTGTTCAGTATGGGCACTGGTTAGGGCGTTTTATCCAAGGTGATTGGGGCAGGGCCTATATGACAGGGTTGGATGTGCGCACTGAGCTGTTTCGGCGCTTACCCTATTCATTATTAATGGCCTGTGGGGGCTTGCTTTTAGGTGGCTTGTGGGCCTATGTCTTAGGTTTCTTAGCAGTCTTGCAGGAGAATGGCTTTTGGGGGAAGGTATCTAGAGTACACACTTTACTAGCATCGACTTTCCCTAGCTTAATTTCAGGTGTGTTATTAATTTATCTATTAAGTAATCGCTGGAAGCTTTTATCTTTTTACGGGGAGCATAAGTTACCTGGTATACTGATATCAAGTTTGCTTATTGCCTTTTATCAATCTGGGCATTTGACTCGGATTGTTATCCGACATTTGGAGGAGGTGAAGGCTCAAGCCTACATTCAAACCATGCAAACACGAGGCTTTTCTTTAAAGACTGTCCTCTGGAAGTATGGCTACCACTACACCATGTACGGTTTACTATCAGCGATGCTGCCTCAATTCAGTTGGGTGATTGGTGGAACAAGCATTCTTGAATATACGTTTGCGATTCCCGGAATCAGCGCCTTCTTAATTGATAGTATCTCCCACCGGGATTATGTCGTAATTCAAGGCTATTTGATGCTGACAATTGCTTGGATGTTTGGCATGCACGTAATAGTGGAAGGTTTGCTGGTTAGTTTGCAGCAAGAGGAGGCGGCATTGTGATGACTTTAACTACTAAAGAGCGAATTGCCGTGGGTCTGAGCGTACTCTTTATCGTCTTCTTATTGTTTGCCCCAGGAAATAGCCCGCGCCAAGTGGATATGCTTGCGACTTTACGAGCACCTTCTGCGGAACATTGGCTTGGAACTGATCATTTGGGGCGGGATTTACTTACTTTGATGAAGCATGGTTGTATTCGAACTTTGTTAATGCTGTTTAGCGCGAGTGTGACTGGGCTTATTATCGGGGTGAGTCTCGGACTTTTGGCTGGATATTTCGAC
This region of Suicoccus acidiformans genomic DNA includes:
- a CDS encoding ABC transporter permease — translated: MTNLGKIFLRWLGLFWAVSVVAFLLPRLMPDYPVHYYLQQYQLPVTPENIQIVEEQWGLNRSLFVQYGHWLGRFIQGDWGRAYMTGLDVRTELFRRLPYSLLMACGGLLLGGLWAYVLGFLAVLQENGFWGKVSRVHTLLASTFPSLISGVLLIYLLSNRWKLLSFYGEHKLPGILISSLLIAFYQSGHLTRIVIRHLEEVKAQAYIQTMQTRGFSLKTVLWKYGYHYTMYGLLSAMLPQFSWVIGGTSILEYTFAIPGISAFLIDSISHRDYVVIQGYLMLTIAWMFGMHVIVEGLLVSLQQEEAAL